One region of Flavobacterium sp. GSB-24 genomic DNA includes:
- a CDS encoding dipeptidase yields MENIKSYVQQHKDRFINELIELLKIPSVSADTAYSQDVIDTAEAVKESLTKAGCDFVETCDTPGYPIIYGEKIIDPNLPTVLVYGHYDVQPPDPLELWTSPPFEPVIKTTDIHPEGAIFARGACDDKGQMYMHVKALELMVQSNTLPCNVKFMIEGEEEVGSASLAWFVERNQEKLKNDVILISDTGMISNQQPSITTGLRGLSYVEVEVTGPNRDLHSGLYGGAVANPINILAKMIASLHDENNHITIPGFYDKVQELSAEERAEMAKAPFSLEKYKNALNIADVYGEKGYVTNERNSIRPTLDVNGIWGGYTGEGAKTVIASKAFAKISMRLVPNQEWEEITELFTKHFTSIAPAGVTVKVTPHHGGQGYVTPIDSIGYQAANKAYTETFGVPAIPVRSGGSIPIVALFEKELKSKTILMGFGLDSDAIHSPNEHFGIFNYLKGIETIPLFYKYFVELSK; encoded by the coding sequence ATGGAAAATATTAAGTCCTACGTTCAACAACATAAAGATCGGTTTATCAATGAATTGATCGAATTATTAAAGATTCCGTCGGTTAGTGCCGACACTGCATATTCTCAAGATGTTATTGACACAGCAGAGGCTGTAAAAGAAAGTTTAACAAAAGCAGGCTGCGATTTTGTCGAAACTTGCGATACTCCAGGTTACCCAATTATCTACGGAGAGAAAATTATAGATCCAAATCTTCCAACGGTTTTAGTTTACGGACACTATGATGTGCAGCCGCCAGATCCGTTAGAATTATGGACTTCGCCACCTTTTGAACCTGTTATTAAAACTACAGATATTCACCCAGAAGGCGCAATCTTCGCGCGTGGAGCTTGTGACGACAAAGGGCAGATGTACATGCACGTAAAAGCGCTTGAGTTAATGGTACAAAGCAATACTTTGCCTTGTAACGTAAAATTCATGATCGAAGGTGAGGAAGAAGTGGGTTCTGCAAGTTTGGCTTGGTTCGTAGAACGCAATCAGGAAAAACTGAAAAATGACGTTATCCTGATTTCAGATACAGGAATGATTTCTAACCAACAACCATCAATTACAACTGGTTTAAGAGGTTTGAGTTATGTTGAGGTAGAAGTTACAGGTCCAAACCGCGATTTACATTCTGGTTTATACGGTGGGGCTGTGGCGAACCCGATTAATATTTTAGCAAAAATGATTGCTTCTCTTCACGACGAAAACAATCATATTACAATTCCAGGATTCTACGATAAAGTTCAGGAATTATCTGCAGAAGAAAGAGCTGAAATGGCAAAAGCGCCTTTTAGTCTAGAAAAATATAAAAATGCTTTGAACATTGCTGATGTTTACGGCGAAAAAGGATATGTAACTAACGAAAGAAACTCAATTCGTCCAACATTAGACGTAAACGGAATCTGGGGCGGTTATACTGGCGAAGGTGCTAAAACGGTTATCGCGAGTAAAGCTTTTGCTAAAATCTCGATGCGTTTGGTTCCAAACCAAGAGTGGGAAGAAATTACAGAATTGTTTACAAAGCATTTCACAAGCATTGCTCCAGCTGGAGTTACAGTAAAAGTAACGCCTCACCACGGTGGACAAGGTTATGTAACGCCAATTGACAGCATTGGTTATCAGGCAGCCAATAAAGCGTATACAGAAACGTTTGGAGTTCCTGCAATTCCGGTACGTTCTGGAGGAAGTATTCCGATTGTGGCTTTGTTTGAAAAAGAATTAAAAAGTAAAACAATCTTAATGGGATTTGGTTTGGATTCTGATGCGATTCACTCACCAAATGAACATTTTGGAATCTTTAATTACTTGAAAGGAATTGAAACTATTCCGTTGTTTTACAAGTATTTTGTGGAACTTTCTAAATAG
- a CDS encoding glycosyltransferase family 61 protein codes for MGLIEKKVRFSPIGYTRYLRGLKKPHSMFREGKILESLASKSWEIAPGNTTVSPKAYFLDGQLERITGTAYTDDPYAAMHGGFSVEHAPTYAYKLKDAWMMNGFIYKGLHNFRLHPSFQLSKKMNYFPPAIIEAEINDAAIYSTSEGNQYFGLWLTDDCANYALAAAEGVPVTSNIIPYSHMLEYESFLEMNPIRTNAAYLKNAIFFDDNWGNNQNKHTRFAANRNKLLYLFPAASHPGVFILRRNSGISRVMLNEIEIAEQLREKYGFKIVDVTKNSVSEILSACSGAKILIGIEGSHLFHGLMTLESGASVLVLQPPNRFSAVIKNTTDMENINYSFVVGIQKEENFYINFEEVERTLSLLRF; via the coding sequence ATGGGCTTAATAGAAAAAAAGGTTAGATTTTCGCCCATTGGGTACACGAGATATCTTAGAGGATTAAAAAAACCTCATTCGATGTTTCGGGAAGGAAAAATTTTGGAAAGTCTCGCATCAAAATCATGGGAAATTGCTCCTGGAAATACCACCGTTTCGCCAAAAGCTTATTTTCTCGACGGTCAGTTAGAACGCATTACAGGCACAGCTTATACCGATGATCCTTATGCTGCAATGCATGGCGGTTTTAGTGTCGAACATGCCCCAACATACGCTTATAAGCTAAAAGATGCTTGGATGATGAATGGGTTTATTTATAAAGGACTTCATAATTTCCGACTTCATCCTTCTTTTCAACTTTCTAAAAAGATGAATTATTTTCCGCCCGCTATTATAGAAGCAGAAATTAATGATGCTGCAATTTATAGCACATCAGAAGGAAATCAATATTTTGGACTTTGGCTGACCGATGATTGTGCTAATTATGCCTTGGCTGCAGCTGAAGGAGTTCCAGTAACTTCGAATATTATTCCTTATTCGCACATGCTTGAATATGAATCATTTTTAGAAATGAATCCAATTCGAACAAATGCGGCTTACTTAAAAAATGCTATTTTCTTTGATGATAATTGGGGAAATAATCAAAATAAACATACCCGATTCGCTGCTAATAGAAACAAATTATTGTATTTGTTTCCCGCAGCTTCACATCCTGGAGTTTTCATCCTGCGTCGAAATTCCGGAATTTCCCGGGTTATGTTGAATGAAATCGAAATCGCCGAACAACTCCGAGAAAAATACGGATTTAAAATTGTCGATGTTACCAAGAATAGTGTTTCAGAAATACTTTCGGCGTGTTCTGGTGCCAAAATTCTTATAGGTATTGAAGGCAGTCATTTATTTCACGGACTCATGACTCTTGAGTCAGGAGCTTCGGTTTTGGTCCTTCAACCTCCAAATCGTTTTAGCGCTGTCATTAAAAATACTACAGATATGGAGAATATCAATTACAGCTTTGTAGTCGGAATTCAAAAAGAGGAAAATTTCTATATCAATTTTGAAGAAGTGGAGAGAACGCTTTCTTTATTAAGGTTCTAA
- a CDS encoding saccharopine dehydrogenase C-terminal domain-containing protein produces the protein MRNVLIIGAGRSASSLIRYLLSKSNEEKLHLTVADLSLNLAKAKTQNHPNATPLALDIFNAEERKKAIANASIVISMLPAHLHIEIAKDCLEFKKHLVTASYISDAMQALNEEAQKNNLIFMNEIGLDPGIDHMSAMKVIDEIRSKGGKMLLFESFCGGLVAPESDNNLWNYKFTWAPRNVVLAGQGGAAKFIQEGTYKYIPYSALFRRTEFLEVEGYGKFEAYSNRDSLKYRSIYGLDDILTLYRGTIRRVGYSRAWNMFVQLGMTDDSYIIEDSENMSYRQFVNSFLPYHPTDSVEIKTRLILKIDQDDIMWDKLLELDLFNPHKKVNLPNATPAQILEKILTDSWALEPDDKDMIVMYHKFGYEINGEKKQIDSKMVCTGEDQTYTAMAKTVGLPVAIATLLILNGKITTPGVQLPIKKEVYEPILKELEEYGVIFNEQKVPYFGYNPDLF, from the coding sequence ATGAGAAACGTTTTAATAATTGGAGCAGGAAGATCTGCATCTTCTTTGATTCGGTATTTGTTGTCAAAATCTAACGAAGAAAAACTGCATTTAACTGTAGCAGACCTTTCATTGAATTTAGCGAAAGCAAAGACACAAAATCATCCGAATGCTACTCCGCTTGCCTTAGATATTTTTAATGCCGAAGAAAGAAAAAAAGCTATTGCCAATGCTTCGATTGTGATTTCGATGCTGCCTGCACATCTTCATATCGAAATTGCAAAAGACTGTCTGGAATTCAAAAAACATTTGGTTACTGCGTCTTATATAAGTGATGCTATGCAGGCTTTGAACGAAGAAGCTCAGAAAAACAATTTAATCTTCATGAACGAAATTGGTCTTGATCCAGGAATCGATCATATGAGCGCCATGAAGGTTATTGATGAAATTCGATCAAAAGGCGGAAAAATGCTATTGTTTGAATCTTTCTGCGGCGGACTTGTAGCTCCTGAATCTGATAATAATTTATGGAATTATAAATTCACCTGGGCGCCTAGAAATGTGGTTTTGGCCGGACAAGGGGGCGCAGCCAAATTTATTCAGGAAGGAACTTATAAATATATCCCGTACAGTGCTTTATTTAGAAGAACTGAATTCCTAGAAGTTGAGGGCTACGGGAAATTTGAAGCTTATTCAAATCGGGATTCTCTTAAATACAGATCTATTTACGGTTTAGACGATATTCTCACTTTATATAGAGGAACTATTCGAAGAGTGGGATATTCTAGAGCTTGGAATATGTTTGTACAACTCGGAATGACTGATGACAGCTATATTATTGAAGATTCTGAAAATATGAGTTATCGTCAGTTTGTGAATTCTTTTCTTCCGTATCACCCGACAGATTCTGTTGAAATCAAAACACGTTTGATTTTAAAAATTGATCAAGACGATATTATGTGGGATAAACTTTTGGAACTGGATTTATTTAACCCACACAAAAAAGTGAATCTGCCTAACGCTACACCTGCACAAATTTTAGAAAAAATCTTAACCGACAGCTGGGCTCTTGAACCAGATGACAAAGATATGATTGTAATGTATCATAAATTCGGATATGAAATAAACGGAGAAAAGAAACAAATCGATTCTAAAATGGTTTGTACTGGAGAAGACCAGACTTATACTGCTATGGCAAAAACAGTCGGACTTCCGGTTGCCATTGCAACATTATTGATTCTCAATGGAAAAATAACAACTCCCGGAGTACAGCTTCCGATTAAAAAAGAAGTTTACGAGCCTATTTTAAAAGAGTTAGAAGAATATGGTGTAATTTTTAACGAACAAAAAGTACCTTATTTTGGATATAATCCAGATTTATTTTAA
- a CDS encoding DUF423 domain-containing protein, which produces MKRRIVLTGAFIGMLAIILGAFGAHLLKKYLSVDQLNTFEVGVRYQMYHALFLLFLSTQKDIAEKTLKAIYNLVVAGVVLFSGSIYLLATKDYTLFDFKIIVFATPVGGFLLIIAWTLLFFTILKRKS; this is translated from the coding sequence ATGAAACGAAGAATTGTTCTTACTGGAGCTTTTATAGGTATGTTAGCTATTATTTTGGGTGCTTTTGGAGCTCATTTATTAAAAAAATATCTTTCGGTTGATCAATTAAATACTTTTGAAGTTGGTGTTCGATACCAAATGTACCACGCTCTTTTTCTGTTGTTTTTATCTACGCAAAAAGATATTGCAGAAAAAACATTAAAAGCTATCTATAATTTAGTAGTTGCCGGAGTCGTTCTTTTTAGCGGTTCGATTTATTTATTGGCAACAAAAGACTACACTTTGTTTGATTTTAAAATTATAGTATTCGCAACTCCTGTGGGTGGTTTTCTATTAATTATCGCTTGGACGCTATTATTCTTTACGATTTTGAAGAGAAAATCATAA
- the pckA gene encoding phosphoenolpyruvate carboxykinase (ATP) yields MDTNTVFAQSISLKELGIENAKVRYQLSADELHAITLQSGQGVENSTGALAINTGEFTGRSPQDRFIVKDDITKDQVWWGNVNIPFEPQAFEKLYNKVTAFLSDKEVFVRDSYVCSDPNYRLNVRVVTETAWSNLFCYNMFLRPEESELANFTPEWTVVCAPSFMADPAVDGTRQSNFAILDFTKKIALIGGTGYTGEMKKGIFSALNFILPVFKNTLPMHCSANVGEDGDTAIFFGLSGTGKTTLSADPERKLIGDDEHGWTNENTVFNFEGGCYAKVINLTEENEPDIFRAIKKGALLENVVFKAGTNEVDFDDVSITQNTRVSYPITHIDNVQPGLVGHNPKNIFFLTADSFGILPPISRLNPGQAAYHFISGYTAKVAGTEAGVTEPQPNFSACFGAPFMPLHPTRYAEMLSKKMKDAGVKVWLINTGWTGGPYGIGSRMKLKYTRAMITAALKGELDNVEYADHKVFGIAKPQSCPNVPEEILNPRNTWEDKDLYDQKALELAQKFKANFAKFEEFANAEILAGAPITE; encoded by the coding sequence ATGGACACTAACACAGTTTTCGCGCAATCGATTTCGTTAAAAGAATTAGGAATTGAAAATGCAAAAGTTCGTTATCAACTATCTGCAGATGAATTACATGCGATTACTTTGCAGTCAGGACAAGGTGTTGAGAATTCTACCGGAGCGTTGGCAATTAATACAGGTGAATTTACAGGTCGTTCTCCACAAGATCGTTTCATTGTAAAAGATGATATTACAAAGGATCAAGTTTGGTGGGGAAATGTAAATATCCCGTTTGAACCTCAAGCTTTTGAAAAGCTATATAATAAAGTAACAGCATTTTTATCAGACAAAGAAGTTTTTGTTCGCGATTCTTATGTTTGCTCTGATCCAAATTATAGATTAAATGTTCGTGTTGTAACCGAAACAGCTTGGTCAAATTTGTTCTGTTACAATATGTTTTTACGTCCAGAAGAATCGGAACTGGCTAATTTTACTCCAGAATGGACAGTAGTTTGTGCACCAAGTTTTATGGCAGATCCTGCTGTAGACGGAACACGACAGTCTAATTTCGCAATTTTGGATTTTACTAAAAAAATCGCTTTAATTGGAGGAACAGGTTATACTGGAGAAATGAAAAAAGGAATTTTCTCTGCATTAAACTTTATACTTCCAGTTTTCAAAAATACACTTCCTATGCACTGTAGTGCGAATGTTGGAGAAGACGGAGATACAGCAATTTTCTTCGGATTATCTGGAACAGGGAAAACAACTTTATCTGCAGATCCAGAACGTAAATTGATCGGAGACGACGAGCACGGCTGGACAAATGAAAATACTGTTTTTAACTTTGAAGGTGGTTGTTATGCTAAAGTAATCAACTTAACAGAAGAGAACGAACCAGACATTTTTAGAGCAATCAAAAAAGGAGCGCTTTTAGAAAATGTGGTTTTTAAAGCAGGAACAAACGAAGTAGATTTTGACGATGTTTCGATCACGCAAAATACTCGTGTAAGTTACCCAATAACTCATATTGATAATGTACAGCCAGGTTTGGTGGGACATAATCCAAAAAATATATTTTTCTTAACGGCTGATTCTTTCGGAATTCTGCCTCCAATTTCAAGATTAAACCCAGGTCAGGCGGCATACCACTTTATTTCTGGTTATACTGCAAAAGTTGCTGGAACAGAAGCTGGTGTAACTGAGCCTCAGCCTAATTTCTCAGCTTGTTTTGGTGCACCGTTTATGCCTTTACATCCAACTCGTTATGCTGAAATGTTGAGCAAAAAAATGAAAGATGCCGGCGTAAAAGTTTGGTTAATCAATACAGGATGGACTGGCGGACCTTACGGAATTGGAAGCCGTATGAAATTGAAATATACTCGTGCCATGATTACAGCTGCTTTAAAAGGAGAATTGGATAATGTAGAGTATGCAGATCATAAAGTATTTGGAATTGCAAAACCACAATCTTGCCCGAATGTTCCAGAAGAGATTTTAAATCCTAGAAATACTTGGGAAGATAAAGATTTATATGATCAAAAAGCATTAGAATTAGCACAAAAATTCAAAGCTAATTTTGCCAAATTTGAAGAGTTTGCAAACGCTGAAATCTTAGCGGGAGCACCGATTACAGAATAA
- a CDS encoding phytase, translating to MKNKSILAFLLLSLAFTACKDDKLAPIQPNAVKPTTVTEALPHDTDDPSIWINPTDASKSIIVGTDKDTDGGLYAFDLNGKILKKSIPLKRPNNVDIAYGLIINGKKVDIAVTTERESNKIRIFSLPNLEPIDNGGIPVFEGDAERDPMGVALYKRPSDQKIFAIVGRKTGASGSYLWQYELSGSGKFAVAKVVRKFGTYSGKKEIEAIAVDNELGFVYYCDEQAGIRKYKADPALNDNKELAFFGQKDFKADHEGIAIYKKTDSTGYILVSNQQANSFMVYSREGAKGNPNSHPLLAEVPTSTIECDGADVTSVNLGPKYKNGLFVAMSNGMTFHYYAWDLIQKRIDEAKK from the coding sequence ATGAAAAATAAATCGATACTTGCTTTTTTACTTTTAAGCCTTGCTTTTACAGCTTGTAAAGACGATAAATTAGCTCCTATTCAACCAAATGCCGTAAAACCAACAACTGTTACCGAAGCATTGCCTCATGATACAGACGATCCTTCGATCTGGATTAACCCAACTGATGCTTCAAAAAGTATTATTGTTGGAACTGATAAAGATACCGATGGTGGTTTGTATGCTTTTGATTTGAATGGAAAAATCCTTAAAAAATCAATTCCATTAAAACGTCCAAATAATGTTGACATCGCTTACGGATTGATCATTAACGGAAAAAAAGTAGATATTGCTGTTACAACAGAGCGCGAAAGCAACAAGATTAGAATTTTCAGTCTACCAAATTTAGAACCAATCGACAATGGCGGAATCCCTGTTTTTGAAGGAGATGCAGAAAGAGATCCAATGGGAGTTGCATTATATAAACGTCCAAGTGATCAGAAAATTTTTGCTATTGTAGGAAGAAAAACAGGAGCTTCTGGCAGTTATTTATGGCAGTACGAACTTTCTGGAAGCGGAAAATTTGCTGTTGCAAAAGTGGTTCGTAAATTCGGGACTTACAGCGGTAAAAAAGAAATCGAAGCTATAGCAGTTGATAACGAATTAGGATTTGTTTACTATTGCGACGAACAAGCTGGAATTAGAAAATACAAAGCTGATCCTGCTTTAAATGATAATAAAGAACTGGCTTTCTTTGGTCAAAAAGATTTCAAGGCAGATCACGAAGGAATTGCGATTTACAAAAAAACAGATTCTACAGGTTACATTTTAGTATCCAATCAACAAGCAAATTCTTTTATGGTTTATTCGAGAGAAGGAGCAAAAGGAAATCCTAACAGCCATCCTTTATTGGCAGAAGTTCCAACTTCAACAATTGAATGCGATGGTGCTGATGTTACAAGTGTAAACTTAGGTCCAAAATACAAAAACGGACTTTTCGTAGCGATGAGCAACGGCATGACTTTCCATTATTATGCTTGGGATTTGATCCAAAAACGCATAGACGAGGCTAAAAAATAA
- a CDS encoding TonB-dependent receptor — protein sequence MKKFLVLTLFLLSLTGFAQKAIISGKILDADDKLPLPGAMIQIVGEKKYTVSDYNGRFELLNINEGTYKVEVKYIGYTSLTQEIKVEQGKNNVIDFALKTSGTELNEVIVGDILKGQAKALNQQKNNKNIGNVISSDQMGRFPDANVGDALKRVPGITMQNDQGEARNIIIRGLAPSLNSVTLNGDRIPSAEGDNRNVQMDLIPSDMISTIEVNKTLTSDMDADAIGGSVNLITRATPNGERISATLAGGYLPIRDHASYTAGFVYGNRFFDNKLGAVFSGSYNNVDYGSDNIENEWVKDDFGNEYLQASEIRKYDVQRIRRSGSIALDYKFDENNTIFANAIYNWRDDRENRFRTTYDDIEPIYDGETITGFEGRVKRQTKGGLDNNRNKNRRLEDQRVQNYSLRGEHLINSTLDLDWSANYAKAREYRPGERYIEYRQKGLEMFEDLSNPRFPLMTTVGESTDEFKFDSVTENTDETSESEFGAKVNIRFPFSVIAGEKGRLRTGLRLRLKEKERNNMFYSYTPINDDMELLSQVPTSYFDGKDFNPGSKYVPGTFASASFLGSLDLNNAALFEKEADPAEYLAVNYNAKERITAAYVRWDQDFNDKLSMVLGFRVENTHIDYTGNRVLDEEELESKINNTNSYTNLLPSISFQYNATKDLILRAAATTALARPNYYALAPYVNNIAADKEITAGNPDLDATYSYNYDFMAENYFKSVGLISGGVFYKRLNDFIYNYSDNQYTDTKFAADFPNQVNPIPAGENWSFLQSRNGDTVDVYGFEVAFQRQLDFLPGKFLKGFGIYLNYTYTKSKAKGIADEDGNERNDISLPGTTPHMFNGSLSWENKRFSARISTNFTSDYLDELGSESYKDSYYDKQFFLDANASYKITPKLRFFAEANNLTNQPLRYYQGVAAHTKQAEYYQARYNFGLKLDL from the coding sequence ATGAAAAAATTTTTAGTATTAACACTCTTTTTATTATCTCTAACGGGTTTTGCCCAAAAGGCGATTATATCTGGAAAGATATTAGACGCTGATGACAAACTGCCTCTTCCTGGAGCTATGATTCAAATAGTTGGCGAAAAAAAATATACCGTTTCTGACTATAACGGTCGTTTTGAGTTATTGAATATTAATGAAGGAACTTATAAAGTTGAAGTAAAATATATCGGATATACTTCTTTAACTCAGGAAATAAAAGTTGAACAAGGAAAAAACAATGTAATCGATTTTGCTCTTAAAACCTCTGGAACTGAACTGAATGAAGTTATTGTTGGAGACATCTTAAAAGGTCAGGCGAAAGCATTGAATCAGCAAAAAAACAATAAAAATATTGGAAACGTAATTTCATCTGACCAAATGGGACGTTTTCCAGATGCCAATGTGGGAGACGCTTTAAAACGTGTTCCAGGTATTACCATGCAGAATGACCAAGGTGAAGCTCGTAATATTATTATTAGAGGTTTGGCGCCATCTTTGAACTCGGTTACTTTAAATGGTGACAGAATTCCTTCAGCAGAAGGAGATAACAGAAATGTACAAATGGACTTAATTCCGTCTGATATGATTTCTACGATTGAAGTAAACAAAACTCTTACATCTGATATGGATGCAGACGCGATTGGAGGTTCTGTAAACTTAATTACTAGAGCAACTCCAAATGGCGAAAGAATTTCTGCAACGCTTGCAGGAGGATATCTGCCAATTCGTGACCACGCTTCTTACACTGCTGGTTTCGTATATGGTAATCGCTTTTTTGATAATAAATTAGGCGCAGTTTTCAGCGGTTCTTACAACAATGTTGATTACGGATCTGATAACATCGAAAACGAATGGGTAAAAGATGATTTTGGAAATGAATACCTACAAGCTTCAGAAATTAGAAAATATGATGTACAGCGTATTCGCCGCAGCGGATCTATTGCTTTAGATTACAAATTTGACGAAAATAACACCATTTTTGCTAATGCAATTTACAACTGGAGAGACGATAGAGAAAATCGTTTCAGAACAACTTACGATGATATTGAGCCTATTTACGATGGCGAAACAATTACAGGATTTGAAGGTCGTGTAAAACGTCAGACAAAAGGTGGTTTGGATAACAACAGAAACAAAAACAGAAGATTAGAAGATCAAAGAGTTCAAAATTATTCGCTTCGTGGAGAACACCTAATCAATTCTACATTAGATTTAGACTGGTCTGCAAACTACGCAAAAGCTAGAGAATACCGTCCAGGTGAGCGTTATATTGAATACCGTCAAAAAGGTTTAGAAATGTTTGAAGATTTATCTAATCCAAGATTTCCATTAATGACAACTGTTGGCGAATCAACAGACGAATTTAAATTTGATTCTGTTACTGAAAATACAGATGAAACAAGTGAAAGCGAATTTGGTGCAAAAGTAAATATCCGTTTTCCTTTTTCTGTAATTGCAGGTGAAAAAGGAAGACTGAGAACGGGTCTTAGACTTCGTTTAAAAGAGAAAGAAAGAAATAATATGTTCTATTCTTATACTCCAATTAACGACGATATGGAGTTATTATCACAAGTTCCAACAAGTTATTTTGATGGAAAAGATTTTAATCCAGGAAGTAAATATGTTCCGGGAACTTTTGCTTCAGCTAGCTTTTTAGGAAGTTTAGATTTAAACAACGCTGCTTTGTTTGAAAAAGAAGCAGATCCAGCAGAATATTTAGCAGTAAACTATAATGCTAAAGAAAGAATTACTGCTGCTTATGTAAGATGGGATCAGGATTTTAATGATAAACTTTCTATGGTTTTAGGTTTCCGTGTGGAGAATACTCACATTGATTATACAGGAAACCGTGTATTGGACGAAGAAGAATTAGAGAGCAAAATCAACAATACAAACTCTTATACCAATCTTTTACCAAGCATCTCATTCCAATACAATGCAACAAAAGATTTGATTTTAAGAGCTGCTGCAACCACTGCTTTAGCACGACCAAATTATTATGCATTAGCTCCTTATGTAAACAACATTGCTGCAGACAAAGAAATTACAGCTGGAAATCCTGATCTTGATGCTACTTATTCATACAATTATGATTTCATGGCAGAGAACTATTTCAAATCTGTTGGTTTGATTTCTGGAGGTGTTTTTTACAAAAGATTAAATGATTTCATTTACAACTACAGCGACAATCAATATACTGATACTAAATTTGCGGCAGATTTTCCAAATCAAGTAAATCCAATTCCAGCGGGAGAAAACTGGTCATTTTTACAATCAAGAAACGGAGACACTGTTGACGTTTACGGATTCGAAGTTGCTTTCCAGCGTCAGTTAGATTTTCTTCCTGGTAAATTCTTAAAAGGTTTTGGTATCTATTTAAACTATACTTACACAAAATCTAAAGCAAAAGGAATTGCAGATGAGGATGGAAACGAAAGAAACGACATTAGTCTTCCAGGTACAACGCCACATATGTTTAACGGATCTTTATCTTGGGAAAACAAACGTTTCTCAGCAAGAATCTCAACAAACTTTACATCTGATTATTTAGATGAATTAGGTTCTGAGTCTTACAAAGACAGTTACTATGACAAGCAGTTTTTCTTAGATGCAAACGCTTCTTATAAAATTACTCCAAAACTTCGCTTTTTTGCAGAAGCTAATAACTTAACCAATCAGCCGCTGCGTTACTATCAAGGAGTTGCTGCTCATACGAAACAAGCAGAATACTATCAAGCTCGTTACAATTTCGGATTGAAATTAGACTTGTAA
- a CDS encoding DUF4407 domain-containing protein gives MLKQFFILCSGVDRDLLKDCSEGEQTKYVGIGATVFFTAVMAFLASAYALFTVFDSIYPALIFGFVWSLLIFNLDRFIVSTIKKRDRFMDEFLQATPRILLAIIIAIVISKPLEIKIFEKEINTVLLKEKNEMELANKKQIGTYFKTDLDKNKAEIAALKADIVKKEKEVNALYSTYITEAEGTAGTKKLGKGPVYKEKREKHDASLKEFETLKTANEAKIAEKEKAGVKLQADLDKKVSQTQPIIEGFDGLMARINALNKLPWLPSFFIMLLFLAIETSPIIAKLLAPKGEFDFKQEEAETAMKATLAQNKYQRDLLVKTSAEMHDKVYADIAEDKNLYDLQRKNAKELLELQSHKFVEKQKATL, from the coding sequence ATGTTAAAACAATTTTTTATCCTATGTTCAGGAGTCGACCGAGACCTCTTGAAAGACTGCTCAGAAGGCGAACAAACTAAATATGTTGGTATTGGCGCCACTGTATTTTTTACAGCAGTTATGGCTTTCTTAGCCAGTGCTTATGCGCTTTTTACCGTTTTCGATTCTATTTATCCCGCTTTAATTTTCGGATTTGTATGGAGTTTATTGATTTTTAATTTAGACCGATTTATCGTTTCTACCATTAAAAAGAGAGATCGTTTTATGGACGAATTCCTGCAGGCAACTCCACGTATATTATTAGCGATTATTATTGCAATCGTAATTTCTAAACCTTTGGAAATTAAAATATTCGAAAAAGAAATCAATACCGTTTTATTGAAAGAGAAAAACGAAATGGAGTTGGCCAATAAAAAACAAATTGGAACGTATTTCAAAACAGATTTAGATAAAAATAAGGCTGAGATTGCAGCTTTAAAAGCAGATATTGTAAAGAAAGAAAAAGAAGTTAACGCTTTATATTCTACTTATATTACAGAAGCAGAAGGAACTGCTGGAACTAAAAAATTAGGAAAAGGTCCTGTTTATAAAGAAAAACGCGAGAAACACGATGCATCTTTAAAAGAATTTGAAACTTTAAAAACAGCAAACGAAGCTAAAATCGCTGAAAAAGAAAAAGCAGGTGTAAAACTTCAAGCCGATTTAGATAAAAAAGTCTCTCAGACTCAGCCTATAATTGAAGGTTTCGACGGCTTAATGGCGCGTATTAATGCATTAAATAAGCTGCCTTGGCTTCCGTCATTTTTTATAATGCTGTTATTTTTAGCAATTGAAACTTCTCCAATTATAGCCAAATTATTAGCTCCAAAAGGTGAATTCGATTTCAAACAAGAAGAAGCCGAAACAGCAATGAAAGCTACTTTGGCACAAAATAAATACCAACGTGATTTATTGGTGAAAACCAGCGCAGAAATGCACGATAAAGTTTATGCAGATATTGCCGAAGATAAAAATCTTTACGATTTGCAACGTAAAAATGCAAAAGAGTTACTAGAACTGCAGTCGCATAAATTTGTAGAAAAGCAGAAAGCGACTTTGTAA